Proteins encoded together in one Rhizobacter sp. J219 window:
- a CDS encoding ABC transporter permease, translating to MSTTEIVLNVLIAVLGGAIRVGTPFLLVSLGECITEKSGRINLGLEGVLVFSAMAGFGGAYLSGNVWVGVLLAGGCGALLALLHGLVCSLPRVNDIATGIALMLLGSGLAFYLGKPLIQPQAPQIPSLDLGAWSSSAQIRSALQINMLFPIGVALAALLAWGFKATRFGLVLRMAGDSSDAARALGYSVNGIRIAATCAGGFIAGLGGASLSLYYPGSWNEGLSSGQGLIAVALVIFARWSPWRCLGAALLFGGAGALGPALQSVGISSGYYLFNAVPYVLTLAILIWTCSPTRSLKGAPMELGVTR from the coding sequence ATGAGCACGACGGAGATCGTCCTCAACGTCCTCATCGCCGTGCTGGGCGGCGCGATCCGCGTGGGCACGCCCTTCCTGCTGGTGAGCCTGGGTGAGTGCATCACCGAGAAATCGGGCCGCATCAACCTCGGCCTCGAAGGTGTGCTCGTTTTCAGCGCGATGGCCGGCTTCGGCGGTGCCTACCTGAGCGGCAACGTGTGGGTCGGGGTGCTGCTGGCAGGAGGCTGCGGTGCGTTGCTCGCGCTCCTGCACGGGTTGGTGTGCTCGCTGCCGCGTGTCAACGACATCGCGACCGGCATCGCGCTGATGCTGCTCGGCAGTGGCCTTGCGTTTTACCTTGGCAAACCACTGATCCAGCCGCAGGCACCGCAGATACCCTCGCTCGATCTCGGCGCCTGGAGCAGCTCGGCGCAGATCCGTTCGGCGCTGCAGATCAACATGCTCTTCCCCATCGGCGTCGCGCTCGCGGCGCTGCTGGCCTGGGGCTTCAAGGCCACACGGTTCGGCCTCGTACTGCGCATGGCGGGTGATTCGAGCGATGCGGCGCGCGCGCTCGGCTACTCGGTCAACGGCATCCGCATCGCGGCCACTTGTGCCGGCGGCTTCATCGCCGGCCTCGGCGGCGCATCGCTCTCCCTCTATTACCCCGGCAGCTGGAACGAAGGCCTCTCCAGCGGCCAGGGCCTGATCGCGGTGGCACTCGTGATCTTCGCGCGCTGGAGCCCGTGGCGCTGCCTCGGTGCGGCGCTGCTCTTCGGCGGGGCGGGTGCGCTCGGCCCCGCACTGCAATCGGTGGGCATCAGCAGCGGCTACTACCTCTTCAACGCCGTGCCCTACGTGCTGACGCTCGCGATATTGATCTGGACCTGCTCGCCCACACGCAGCCTCAAGGGCGCGCCGATGGAGCTGGGCGTGACACGCTGA
- a CDS encoding type II toxin-antitoxin system HipA family toxin — protein sequence MRLDELFLWYLGDPAAPRYVGELKLVAAGKGVSLRYGRDWLASGFALSEDLPLVDTEFLPPGRLASDAQRAVGAVDDARPDRWGEKVIRFVDKPRRLSLMEYLYYAGDDRFGALGVSTSPEVYAPKAGGPLPRLEQAQALSDVVAKIEASEPIGAVEARIIAGGGSPLGGAKPKALIDIGGEPWVVKFFNHEPVDAPLIEHATMTLAARAGITVAETRVIPLTGAHAIAIRRFDRDGARRIHSLSAGTAIRAATPSGAEPELGYPELARLLRRVGLTQDGVNQRDARELFRRMVFNILVDNTDDHEKNHALLVVNPAANGRLKLAPAFDVLPTNSGQGFQEFICGADGRDSTLDNAMSQCEAFGLLPAEAAAEVAAVIAVVDGWREHFAQAGVSARDIEQLAERLDGDPLLAQRTSFDAARFAAAPARRKRPPPFRRP from the coding sequence ATGCGCCTCGATGAACTCTTCCTCTGGTACCTGGGCGACCCGGCGGCGCCGCGCTACGTGGGCGAGCTGAAGCTCGTCGCGGCCGGCAAGGGCGTCTCGCTGCGCTACGGGCGCGACTGGCTGGCCAGCGGCTTCGCGTTGAGCGAAGACCTGCCCCTCGTCGATACCGAGTTTCTGCCGCCCGGCCGGCTGGCGAGCGATGCGCAGCGCGCGGTCGGCGCGGTCGACGATGCGCGGCCTGACCGCTGGGGCGAGAAGGTGATCCGCTTCGTCGACAAGCCCCGGCGGCTGTCGCTGATGGAATACCTGTACTACGCGGGTGACGACCGCTTCGGCGCACTCGGCGTGTCGACCTCGCCCGAGGTCTACGCCCCGAAAGCCGGCGGCCCGCTGCCGCGGCTGGAGCAGGCGCAGGCGCTGAGCGACGTGGTGGCCAAGATCGAGGCCTCGGAGCCGATCGGCGCGGTCGAGGCCCGCATCATCGCCGGCGGCGGCAGCCCGCTCGGCGGCGCCAAGCCCAAGGCACTCATCGACATCGGCGGCGAGCCCTGGGTGGTGAAGTTCTTCAACCACGAGCCGGTCGACGCGCCGCTCATCGAGCACGCCACGATGACGCTCGCGGCGCGTGCCGGCATCACCGTGGCCGAGACGCGCGTGATCCCGCTCACGGGCGCACACGCCATCGCAATCCGCCGCTTCGACCGCGACGGTGCCCGGCGCATCCACAGCCTCTCGGCCGGCACCGCCATCCGAGCCGCCACGCCCTCGGGCGCCGAGCCGGAGCTGGGCTACCCCGAGCTGGCCCGCCTGCTGCGCCGCGTGGGCCTCACGCAAGACGGCGTCAACCAGCGCGACGCCCGCGAACTCTTCCGCCGCATGGTCTTCAACATCCTGGTCGACAACACCGACGACCACGAGAAGAACCACGCCTTGCTGGTGGTCAACCCGGCCGCGAATGGCCGCCTCAAGCTCGCGCCGGCCTTCGACGTGCTGCCCACCAACTCGGGCCAGGGCTTCCAGGAGTTCATCTGCGGCGCCGACGGACGCGACTCGACGCTCGACAACGCGATGTCGCAGTGCGAGGCCTTCGGCCTGCTGCCGGCGGAAGCGGCGGCGGAAGTCGCCGCCGTCATCGCCGTGGTCGACGGCTGGCGCGAGCACTTCGCACAGGCCGGCGTCTCGGCACGCGACATCGAGCAACTCGCCGAGCGCCTCGACGGCGACCCGCTTCTCGCACAGCGCACCAGCTTCGATGCGGCGCGCTTCGCCGCTGCGCCGGCCCGGCGCAAGCGGCCGCCGCCGTTTCGGCGGCCCTGA
- a CDS encoding diguanylate cyclase domain-containing protein, whose amino-acid sequence MPVNARPLRSTRPALAGWLFVCVMAALVAAVLTCAVLIDRFTRDEAREQATRFLQINADALRDALDRGMAQHYEEVHVIARLDQVARQRDPAQVRRVLEDVKRSFPQFTWIALTDAHGKVLASADGLLEGVNVSARPWFKGATQASFVGDVHAAVLLEKLLPKQAEPWRFVDIAVPVFSAGGELQGVLGTHLSWTWAGQIKRELVDTAIERYQAEALVVATDGTVLLGPAALQGKPIDRPGDHLVATSQTRGAGRYPGLGWKVVLRQPESVALESFHALERRILWATLILCLLLAPLVWLLARRLSAPLIELTAALESGRALQPSHHPLYREAEVLGQALRAHAERQAEDAARLLQINSSLQERVEERTAALAASEQRLRDIANNVPALIAYFGADERCQFANTAALKTHHLQPDQAVHEVTLRSALGDRYEGHRRYIEQALAGRRASFSGQVEIDGRKVDYETQFVPDLGPEGQVRGLYVLSYNQTALKAAERRLRTIADNTPALISYVDRDQRFQFCNATYGRWLGVDPQAVIGQHMREALGDEIYDQRTEVIGRVLAGERCDFDTTLNRLGMVRHLHSIYLPDVSSEGTVDGFYVLSIDVSAMKAAEEQLRVMARTDTLTGLPNRLRFNEKLAEALARSRRQGRPIALLFLDVDKFKSINDTLGHAAGDEVLQVFAARLSASVRETDTVARLAGDEFVVILEGLHTEAEPQFVARKILTSIGRPFSLAGHELSVSTSIGIAFHAQGTASPEQLLSAADKALYEAKAERNTFRLALA is encoded by the coding sequence ATGCCGGTGAACGCCAGGCCGCTTCGTTCGACGCGGCCGGCGCTCGCCGGCTGGCTGTTTGTCTGCGTCATGGCGGCGCTGGTGGCGGCCGTGCTGACCTGCGCGGTGCTGATCGACCGCTTCACCCGCGATGAAGCGCGTGAGCAGGCGACGCGCTTCCTGCAGATCAACGCCGATGCCCTTCGCGACGCGCTCGACCGTGGCATGGCGCAGCACTACGAGGAAGTGCACGTCATCGCGCGCCTCGACCAGGTGGCACGCCAGCGTGATCCGGCGCAGGTGCGGCGGGTGCTTGAAGACGTGAAAAGGAGCTTTCCGCAGTTCACCTGGATCGCCCTCACCGATGCGCATGGCAAGGTGCTCGCGTCGGCCGATGGCTTGCTCGAAGGCGTGAACGTGTCGGCCCGCCCTTGGTTCAAGGGCGCGACGCAGGCGAGCTTCGTCGGCGACGTGCATGCCGCCGTGCTGCTCGAGAAGCTGCTGCCCAAGCAAGCCGAGCCCTGGCGTTTCGTCGACATCGCGGTGCCCGTCTTCAGCGCGGGTGGTGAACTGCAGGGTGTGCTGGGCACGCACTTGAGCTGGACGTGGGCCGGCCAGATCAAGCGCGAGCTGGTCGACACGGCGATCGAGCGCTACCAGGCCGAGGCGTTGGTGGTCGCGACCGATGGCACGGTGCTGCTCGGCCCGGCCGCGCTGCAGGGCAAGCCGATCGACCGGCCCGGCGACCACCTGGTGGCGACCTCGCAGACGCGGGGCGCTGGCCGCTATCCCGGCCTCGGATGGAAGGTGGTGTTGCGCCAGCCCGAGTCGGTGGCGCTCGAAAGCTTTCATGCGCTGGAGCGACGCATCCTGTGGGCGACGCTCATCCTGTGCCTTCTGCTCGCGCCGCTCGTGTGGCTGCTGGCACGTCGTCTGTCGGCACCGCTGATCGAGCTGACCGCCGCACTGGAATCGGGACGGGCGCTGCAGCCCTCGCACCACCCGCTGTACCGCGAAGCGGAGGTGTTGGGCCAGGCCCTGCGCGCCCACGCGGAGCGCCAGGCTGAAGACGCTGCGCGCCTGCTGCAGATCAACAGCTCCCTGCAGGAGCGTGTGGAGGAGCGCACCGCGGCGCTCGCGGCGAGCGAGCAGCGCCTGCGCGACATCGCCAACAACGTGCCGGCGCTGATCGCCTATTTCGGTGCCGACGAGCGCTGCCAATTCGCCAACACCGCCGCCCTCAAGACCCACCACCTGCAGCCCGACCAGGCGGTGCACGAGGTCACGCTGCGCTCGGCGCTCGGGGACCGCTACGAGGGCCACCGCCGCTACATCGAACAGGCCCTCGCGGGCCGCCGTGCGAGCTTCAGCGGGCAGGTCGAGATCGACGGCCGCAAGGTCGACTACGAAACCCAGTTCGTACCCGACCTCGGCCCCGAGGGCCAGGTGCGTGGCCTGTACGTGCTTTCGTACAACCAGACCGCGCTCAAGGCCGCCGAGCGGCGCCTGCGCACGATTGCCGACAACACACCGGCGCTCATCAGCTACGTCGATCGCGACCAGCGGTTCCAGTTCTGCAACGCCACCTACGGCCGCTGGCTGGGCGTGGACCCGCAGGCGGTGATCGGCCAGCACATGCGTGAAGCCCTCGGCGACGAGATCTACGACCAGCGCACCGAAGTCATCGGCCGCGTGCTCGCCGGCGAACGCTGCGACTTCGACACCACCCTGAACCGCCTGGGCATGGTGCGGCACCTGCACTCGATCTACCTGCCCGATGTGTCGAGCGAGGGCACGGTGGACGGCTTCTACGTGCTGTCGATCGACGTGTCGGCGATGAAGGCGGCCGAGGAGCAGCTGAGGGTGATGGCACGTACCGACACGCTCACCGGCCTGCCCAACCGCCTGCGCTTCAACGAAAAGCTGGCCGAGGCGCTGGCGCGCAGCCGCCGCCAGGGCCGGCCGATCGCGCTGCTCTTCCTCGACGTCGACAAATTCAAGAGCATCAACGACACGCTGGGCCATGCCGCCGGCGACGAGGTGCTGCAGGTGTTTGCGGCGCGCCTGTCGGCCAGCGTGCGCGAGACGGACACCGTGGCCCGCCTCGCTGGCGACGAGTTCGTGGTCATCCTGGAAGGCCTGCACACCGAGGCCGAGCCGCAGTTCGTGGCCCGCAAGATCCTCACGTCCATCGGCCGGCCCTTCAGCCTGGCTGGCCACGAGCTGAGCGTGAGCACCAGCATTGGCATCGCCTTCCACGCCCAGGGCACGGCCTCCCCCGAGCAACTGCTCTCGGCCGCCGACAAGGCCCTCTACGAGGCCAAGGCCGAGCGCAACACCTTCCGCCTGGCCCTGGCCTGA
- a CDS encoding ammonium transporter, producing the protein MEQLKQGADALFILLGAIMVLAMHAGFAFLELGTVRKKNQVNALVKILVDFSVSTIAYFFVGYLVAYGVQFMAGAETLAQKNGYDLVKFFFLLTFAAAIPAIISGGIAERARFYPQLIATAVIVGLVYPLFEGVVWNGNYGVQAWIKSVAGAELHDFAGSVVVHAVGGWLALPAVILLGARANRYKKDGGISAHPPSSIPFLALGAWVLAVGWFGFNVMSAQTIDKISGLVAVNSLMAMVGGTLVATLAGKNDPGFVHNGPLAGLVAVCAGSDVMHPVGALATGGIAGAIFVIMFTLTQNRWKIDDVLGVWPLHGLCGAWGGIACGIFGLTELGGRGGVTFLAQLIGTAMGVVWALVGGFVVYGLIKAVAGLRLTQEEEYDGADLSIHRITATPERETNW; encoded by the coding sequence ATGGAGCAACTCAAGCAGGGCGCGGATGCGCTCTTCATCCTCCTGGGCGCCATCATGGTGCTCGCCATGCATGCCGGCTTTGCCTTCCTGGAGCTGGGCACCGTGCGCAAAAAGAACCAGGTCAATGCGCTGGTGAAGATCCTGGTCGACTTCAGCGTCTCGACCATCGCGTATTTCTTTGTCGGCTACCTGGTGGCCTACGGGGTGCAGTTCATGGCCGGCGCCGAGACGCTGGCGCAGAAGAACGGCTACGACCTGGTGAAGTTCTTCTTCCTGCTGACCTTCGCGGCGGCCATCCCGGCCATCATCTCGGGCGGCATCGCCGAGCGGGCGCGCTTCTACCCGCAGCTCATCGCGACTGCGGTGATCGTGGGTCTGGTCTACCCGCTCTTCGAGGGCGTGGTGTGGAACGGCAACTACGGCGTGCAGGCCTGGATCAAGAGCGTGGCCGGCGCCGAGCTGCACGACTTCGCCGGCTCCGTCGTCGTGCACGCGGTGGGTGGCTGGCTGGCGTTGCCGGCGGTGATCCTGCTGGGCGCGCGTGCCAACCGCTACAAGAAAGACGGCGGCATCTCGGCGCACCCGCCATCGAGCATTCCCTTCCTCGCACTGGGCGCCTGGGTGCTGGCGGTGGGCTGGTTCGGCTTCAACGTGATGAGCGCGCAGACGATCGACAAGATCTCGGGCCTCGTCGCCGTGAACTCGCTGATGGCCATGGTGGGCGGCACGCTGGTCGCCACGCTCGCGGGCAAGAACGACCCGGGCTTCGTGCACAACGGGCCGCTGGCCGGCCTGGTGGCGGTGTGCGCGGGCTCCGACGTGATGCACCCGGTGGGCGCGCTGGCCACCGGCGGCATTGCCGGCGCCATCTTCGTCATCATGTTCACGCTCACGCAGAACCGCTGGAAGATCGACGACGTGCTCGGCGTGTGGCCGCTGCACGGCCTGTGCGGCGCCTGGGGCGGCATCGCCTGCGGCATCTTCGGCCTCACCGAGCTGGGCGGGCGCGGCGGCGTGACCTTCCTCGCGCAACTCATCGGCACGGCGATGGGCGTGGTGTGGGCACTCGTCGGCGGCTTCGTGGTCTACGGCCTTATCAAGGCGGTGGCCGGCTTGCGGCTGACGCAGGAAGAGGAATACGACGGGGCCGACCTGTCGATCCACCGCATCACCGCCACGCCCGAGCGCGAGACGAACTGGTAA
- a CDS encoding BMP family ABC transporter substrate-binding protein — MSGSEINRRGVLKGVGAVGATAALGGLSGLVQGQAPITVGVIYVGPRDDYGYNQAQAEAAAEVKKLPGVKVVEEENVPETTAVQKTMQGMIAQDGAALLFPTSFGYFDPHMLAVAGKNPKARFAHCGGLWSEAKHPKNTGSFFGYIDEGQYLNGVVAGHMSKSKKIGFIAAKPIPQVLRNINAFTLGARSVDPNITTTVIFTGDWSMPVKEAEATNSLADQGVDVFTMHVDSPKVIVETAAKRGKFVCGYHASQAKLAPNAYLTGAEWNWITAYKTIIEAARSNKPHPNFVRGGLKDGFVKTSPYGSMVTAAAKKKADEVKAAMVAGKFDIFKGPLKDNTGKEVIPAGKVFAQTDVTLEGMNYLVEGVVGKA, encoded by the coding sequence ATGTCTGGATCGGAAATCAACCGTCGTGGGGTTCTGAAAGGGGTGGGGGCCGTGGGGGCCACGGCGGCTCTCGGTGGCCTGAGCGGGCTGGTGCAGGGCCAGGCGCCGATCACCGTCGGCGTCATCTACGTCGGCCCGCGTGACGACTACGGCTACAACCAGGCACAGGCCGAAGCGGCCGCTGAAGTGAAGAAGCTGCCCGGCGTGAAGGTGGTCGAAGAAGAGAACGTGCCCGAGACCACCGCGGTGCAGAAGACGATGCAGGGCATGATTGCCCAGGACGGTGCGGCGCTGCTCTTCCCCACGTCTTTCGGCTACTTCGACCCGCACATGCTGGCCGTCGCCGGCAAGAACCCCAAGGCCCGCTTCGCCCACTGCGGCGGCCTGTGGAGCGAGGCCAAGCACCCCAAGAACACCGGCAGCTTCTTCGGCTACATCGACGAAGGCCAGTACCTCAACGGTGTGGTCGCCGGTCACATGAGCAAGAGCAAGAAGATCGGCTTCATCGCCGCCAAGCCGATCCCGCAGGTGCTGCGCAACATCAATGCGTTCACGCTCGGCGCGCGCTCGGTCGACCCGAACATCACCACCACGGTGATCTTCACCGGCGACTGGTCGATGCCGGTGAAGGAAGCCGAAGCCACCAACAGCCTCGCCGACCAGGGCGTCGATGTCTTCACGATGCACGTCGACAGCCCGAAGGTGATCGTCGAGACCGCCGCCAAGCGCGGCAAGTTCGTCTGCGGGTATCACGCAAGCCAGGCCAAGCTCGCGCCGAACGCGTACCTCACCGGCGCCGAGTGGAACTGGATCACCGCCTACAAGACCATCATCGAAGCCGCGCGCAGCAACAAGCCGCACCCCAACTTCGTGCGCGGCGGCCTGAAAGACGGCTTCGTGAAGACCTCGCCCTACGGCTCGATGGTCACCGCGGCCGCCAAGAAGAAGGCCGACGAGGTGAAGGCCGCGATGGTGGCGGGCAAGTTCGACATCTTCAAGGGCCCGCTGAAAGACAACACCGGCAAGGAAGTGATCCCCGCCGGCAAGGTGTTCGCGCAGACCGACGTGACCCTCGAAGGCATGAACTACCTGGTCGAAGGCGTCGTCGGGAAGGCATGA
- a CDS encoding cysteine hydrolase family protein gives MNKRYVAADPYRWPYDGNLRPDNTALVVIDMQVDFCGPGGYVDKMGYDISMTRAPIEPLKKLFKVMRDAGYTLIHTREGHKPDLSDLPANKLWRSRQAGTNGIGIGDVGPCGRILTIGEPGWEIIPELAPLPGEPVIDKPGKGSFYATNFDLILHTRGIRNLILTGITTDVCVHTTMRDANDRGYECLILSDCTGATDLGNHLAALKMVTMQGGVFGAVSDSKAVIEAVTA, from the coding sequence ATGAACAAGCGCTACGTCGCCGCCGATCCCTACCGCTGGCCCTACGACGGCAACCTGCGGCCCGACAACACGGCCCTCGTCGTGATCGACATGCAGGTCGACTTCTGCGGCCCCGGAGGCTACGTCGACAAGATGGGCTACGACATCTCGATGACACGCGCACCGATCGAGCCGCTGAAGAAACTCTTCAAGGTGATGCGCGACGCGGGCTACACGCTGATCCACACCCGCGAAGGCCACAAGCCCGACCTGTCGGACCTACCCGCCAACAAGCTCTGGCGCTCGCGCCAGGCCGGCACCAACGGCATCGGCATCGGTGACGTGGGCCCTTGCGGTCGCATCCTCACCATCGGCGAGCCTGGCTGGGAAATCATTCCCGAGCTGGCCCCGCTGCCCGGCGAGCCGGTGATCGACAAGCCCGGCAAGGGCTCGTTCTACGCCACCAACTTCGACCTCATCCTGCACACCCGCGGCATCCGCAACCTCATCCTCACCGGCATCACGACCGACGTGTGCGTGCACACGACCATGCGCGACGCCAACGACCGCGGCTACGAGTGCCTGATCCTGTCGGATTGCACCGGCGCCACCGACCTCGGCAACCACCTGGCGGCACTGAAGATGGTGACGATGCAGGGTGGGGTGTTTGGCGCCGTCTCCGATTCCAAGGCGGTGATCGAGGCGGTGACCGCATGA
- a CDS encoding ABC transporter permease → MALSTRTTETLEAIALPVLAMTGALLLFGAFIWAGGKSPVEAWTLLFKGAFGDWFSWQNSLQRAAPLMLTALCVAIPARAGLIVIGGEGALVLGGLACAGLPYLLAPPANAFGTALLLVAAALTGAVWIALVGALRQWRGVNETISSLLLAYTAIALFKHFVEGPMRDPSSLNKPSTRTLGDGLLIGGIAGTDIHWGLVFGVVACVALGLWLFFTTSGFATRIVGGNTRAALLVGLPGARLMVGACAIGGACAGLAGGIEVAAVHTNANASLIAGLGYTGILVSFVARHNPWAVIPVAVLFGGFGAAGSLLQRRMDVPDASVMVLQGFAFLLILASEALRGKLFAPRVPKPAPAPQPVSGVAEAAT, encoded by the coding sequence ATGGCACTGTCTACCCGCACCACTGAAACGCTGGAGGCCATCGCGCTTCCGGTGCTCGCGATGACAGGCGCGCTGTTGTTGTTCGGCGCCTTCATCTGGGCGGGTGGCAAGAGCCCGGTCGAAGCCTGGACGCTGCTCTTCAAGGGCGCTTTCGGCGACTGGTTTTCATGGCAGAACTCGCTGCAGCGGGCGGCACCGTTGATGTTGACGGCGTTGTGTGTCGCGATCCCGGCGCGGGCAGGGCTCATCGTCATCGGCGGCGAGGGGGCGCTGGTGCTCGGTGGCTTGGCCTGCGCCGGGCTTCCTTATCTCTTGGCCCCGCCGGCGAATGCGTTCGGCACGGCGCTGCTCCTGGTGGCCGCGGCGCTGACGGGTGCGGTGTGGATCGCGTTGGTCGGCGCACTGCGCCAGTGGCGCGGGGTCAACGAGACCATCAGCAGCCTCTTGCTGGCGTACACCGCGATTGCTCTTTTCAAACACTTCGTCGAAGGGCCGATGCGCGACCCTTCGAGCCTGAACAAGCCGTCGACCCGCACGCTCGGTGACGGCTTGCTGATCGGTGGCATTGCCGGCACCGACATCCACTGGGGCCTGGTGTTCGGCGTCGTGGCCTGCGTGGCGCTGGGCTTGTGGCTCTTCTTCACGACCTCCGGGTTTGCGACGCGCATCGTCGGTGGCAACACACGCGCGGCGCTGCTCGTGGGCCTGCCGGGGGCTCGCCTGATGGTGGGGGCCTGTGCCATCGGTGGTGCGTGCGCCGGCCTTGCGGGCGGCATCGAAGTCGCGGCGGTGCATACGAATGCCAATGCCTCGCTGATCGCAGGCCTCGGCTACACCGGCATCCTCGTGTCCTTCGTCGCCCGCCACAACCCGTGGGCCGTGATCCCGGTGGCGGTGCTCTTCGGCGGCTTCGGCGCGGCCGGCAGCCTGCTGCAGCGGCGCATGGATGTGCCCGATGCCTCGGTGATGGTGCTGCAGGGGTTTGCCTTCCTGCTGATCCTCGCGAGCGAGGCACTGCGCGGCAAACTCTTCGCACCGCGCGTGCCGAAACCTGCGCCTGCACCTCAACCCGTGTCCGGCGTGGCGGAGGCCGCGACATGA
- a CDS encoding formamidase translates to MSGLGGLNKSPNGVVMGLVQLQLPVVKTKADLAAQTARIVELVGKARRNQGTMDLVVFPEYSLHGLSMDTHPEIMCTLDGPEVAAFKQACIANKIWGCFSIMEANPHGNPYNSGLIIDDSGEIKLYYRKLHPWVPVEPWEPGNLGVPVCDGPNGSKLALIICHDGMFPEMAREATYKGAEIVIRTAGYTAPIRHAWKITNQANAFCNLVYTANVCMCGSDGTFDSMGEGMFCNFDGTVMVEGSGRPDEIITCELRPDLVREARATWGVENNIYQLYHRGYVAVKGGAQDCPYTYMHDMAAGRYVLPWEASVQVTDGTSCGFEAPTRSYAGPEIPPLKKVA, encoded by the coding sequence ATGAGTGGTCTCGGTGGTTTGAACAAGTCGCCGAATGGCGTCGTGATGGGGCTGGTGCAGCTGCAGTTGCCCGTCGTCAAAACGAAGGCTGACCTCGCGGCGCAGACGGCGCGCATCGTCGAACTCGTGGGCAAGGCGCGCCGCAACCAGGGCACGATGGACCTCGTCGTGTTCCCCGAGTACTCGCTGCACGGCCTCTCGATGGACACCCACCCCGAGATCATGTGCACGCTCGACGGCCCCGAGGTCGCGGCGTTCAAGCAGGCCTGCATCGCCAACAAGATCTGGGGCTGCTTCTCGATCATGGAGGCCAACCCGCACGGCAACCCGTACAACAGCGGCCTGATCATCGACGACAGCGGCGAGATCAAGCTCTACTACCGCAAGCTGCACCCCTGGGTGCCGGTCGAGCCGTGGGAGCCGGGCAACCTCGGCGTCCCCGTCTGCGACGGCCCCAACGGCAGCAAGCTCGCCCTCATCATCTGCCACGACGGCATGTTCCCCGAGATGGCGCGCGAGGCCACCTACAAGGGCGCCGAGATCGTGATCCGCACGGCAGGCTACACGGCGCCGATCCGCCACGCGTGGAAGATCACCAACCAGGCCAATGCGTTTTGCAACCTCGTCTACACCGCCAACGTCTGCATGTGCGGCAGCGACGGCACCTTCGACTCGATGGGCGAGGGCATGTTCTGCAACTTCGACGGCACTGTGATGGTGGAAGGCAGCGGCCGCCCCGACGAGATCATCACCTGTGAACTTCGGCCCGACCTCGTGCGCGAGGCACGTGCGACCTGGGGCGTCGAGAACAACATCTACCAGCTCTACCACCGCGGCTATGTGGCGGTGAAGGGCGGCGCGCAGGACTGCCCCTACACCTACATGCACGACATGGCGGCCGGCCGCTACGTGCTGCCGTGGGAAGCGAGCGTGCAGGTGACCGACGGCACGAGCTGCGGCTTCGAGGCGCCCACGCGCAGCTATGCAGGCCCCGAAATTCCTCCGTTGAAGAAGGTGGCCTGA
- a CDS encoding XRE family transcriptional regulator, translated as MPKTARALLQLPPATAGAIEKLGADLAVARLRRKESLRSWAQRMGVTVATLQRLEAGDPSVGIGIVATALWLIQRDGELRQLAAPEHDQGALEMDVREAVALGRARAQASAEARLRSNTANAADAVREEQDRDAPR; from the coding sequence ATGCCAAAGACTGCCCGTGCCCTGCTCCAGCTTCCACCCGCCACCGCCGGCGCCATTGAGAAGCTGGGCGCCGACCTCGCCGTGGCGCGCCTGCGCCGCAAGGAGTCGCTGCGCTCGTGGGCACAGCGCATGGGCGTGACCGTGGCCACGCTGCAGCGGCTCGAAGCGGGTGACCCGTCGGTGGGCATCGGCATCGTCGCCACCGCCCTCTGGCTCATCCAGCGTGACGGCGAGCTGCGCCAGCTCGCCGCGCCTGAGCACGACCAGGGCGCGCTCGAGATGGACGTGCGCGAGGCCGTGGCACTCGGCCGTGCCCGCGCACAGGCCTCGGCCGAGGCCCGCCTGCGCAGCAACACCGCCAACGCCGCCGACGCCGTGAGGGAAGAGCAGGACCGCGATGCGCCTCGATGA